A stretch of Halogeometricum sp. S1BR25-6 DNA encodes these proteins:
- a CDS encoding sugar phosphate isomerase/epimerase family protein — MRFALNQMGFPAEDLESNAELLADAGYDGIEPNLTADGPLWDDDLVDDFAAHVDEIGLDVPAVSTTLHWDRPLSSPDAETRAAGVEAGKRMIAVADTLNADAVLIVPAVVDETTRYDEAYDRALESVGELAAVGADAGVTVCVENVWNDFLLSPLEFAEFVDEAAESGPVAAYFDVGNVRRFGRPEQWIRILGDRVERVHVKDYRTDIDTIDGFTYPLEGDVDWEAVNAALEAIDYDGWVTAEVSPYRTAPERMPPRVRADLAHLFS; from the coding sequence ATGCGGTTCGCACTCAACCAGATGGGATTTCCGGCAGAGGACCTCGAATCGAACGCCGAGCTACTGGCTGACGCCGGCTACGATGGCATCGAACCAAATCTGACCGCCGACGGTCCCCTCTGGGACGACGACCTGGTCGATGACTTCGCCGCCCACGTCGACGAAATCGGGTTAGACGTACCCGCGGTGTCGACGACGCTGCACTGGGACCGCCCGCTGTCAAGCCCAGACGCAGAGACGCGTGCGGCCGGCGTCGAAGCCGGTAAGCGAATGATCGCCGTCGCCGACACCCTCAACGCTGACGCCGTCCTTATCGTCCCCGCGGTCGTAGACGAGACGACGCGTTACGACGAGGCGTACGACCGCGCCCTCGAATCAGTCGGCGAACTCGCCGCCGTCGGCGCTGACGCCGGCGTGACCGTCTGTGTAGAGAACGTCTGGAACGACTTCCTGCTGTCACCACTGGAGTTCGCCGAGTTCGTGGACGAGGCGGCGGAGTCAGGTCCAGTTGCAGCGTACTTCGACGTGGGTAACGTCCGGCGGTTCGGTCGCCCCGAGCAGTGGATTCGAATCCTCGGCGACCGGGTCGAACGTGTCCACGTGAAAGATTACCGGACCGATATCGACACGATAGACGGCTTTACCTACCCGCTGGAGGGTGACGTGGATTGGGAGGCAGTCAACGCTGCGCTCGAAGCTATCGACTACGACGGATGGGTGACCGCCGAGGTGTCGCCGTACCGGACGGCGCCCGAACGAATGCCGCCGCGTGTGCGCGCCGACCTCGCACATCTGTTCTCGTAA
- a CDS encoding PIG-L deacetylase family protein encodes MHLTAVVAHPDDADIFCGGTLAKHAARGDDVTVLYMTRGEYGGFDTTEEELAATRETEAMAAAETLGAEARFLNFEDGRITYSLENRLELVDALRELQPDVVLTHFRDDMHPDHRTTSRLVTDAYYMCSLPLLETEAEPWEPENVYYFGKATSSFEPETYIDVTDHQSTKEDAVLEHESQVEWLEEHGGIDAEFDGLIEGMRAEARVLGRTRGVTFAEGFVPLHKSADDYLG; translated from the coding sequence ATGCATCTCACAGCAGTAGTTGCACATCCCGACGACGCCGACATCTTCTGCGGGGGAACGCTAGCCAAGCACGCTGCCCGCGGTGACGACGTAACGGTACTGTACATGACCCGCGGCGAGTACGGAGGGTTCGATACCACCGAAGAAGAACTCGCGGCCACGCGCGAGACGGAAGCGATGGCCGCCGCTGAGACACTGGGCGCCGAGGCGCGGTTCCTCAACTTCGAGGACGGCCGCATCACCTACTCGTTGGAGAATCGCCTCGAACTTGTCGACGCTCTCCGCGAACTCCAACCGGACGTCGTCCTCACGCACTTCCGCGACGACATGCACCCCGACCATCGGACCACCTCTCGACTGGTGACAGACGCCTACTATATGTGCTCCCTCCCTCTGTTGGAGACAGAGGCCGAACCGTGGGAACCGGAGAACGTCTACTATTTCGGCAAGGCCACCTCGTCGTTCGAGCCCGAGACGTACATTGACGTGACCGACCACCAGTCGACGAAGGAGGATGCCGTCCTCGAACACGAGTCGCAGGTCGAGTGGTTGGAGGAACATGGCGGTATCGACGCCGAGTTCGACGGTCTCATCGAGGGGATGCGCGCCGAGGCGAGGGTGCTCGGCCGGACTCGTGGCGTGACGTTCGCCGAGGGGTTCGTCCCCCTCCACAAGAGCGCTGACGACTACCTCGGCTGA
- a CDS encoding Cdc6/Cdc18 family protein — MARRNDPVENASALGDAFSARNGVFSDKALLDVGYVPGPEHIVARNEEIRRLATALNPAISGAAPSNVFLYGKTGTGKSLCARYTTRRIVDAAAEEKVDVGCVVVDCSQDNTETRAVRATVRGLNDPEVTDLTIPETGLGRSRYYSLLWEVLDARFDVAFVVLDEIDCLDGTDFLMQLSRATEAKKLDRCSVGIVGISNKVRYRDRLEERVKSSLQEREIMFTPYDREALREIIRSRLAAFDGGVLDEDVISECASLAAEEHGDARKAINLLRHSGELAASEEADRITVDHVHRAKNVAEQDRMRELIDGATIQQKATLLAVTSLALVEKTRTFKTPEVYAAYEDICGESGLETLSKRRVHDLLREWEFLEVLEITRTGGGRARGSYLQHRLLEDPSVIRSGFDGSDRFAGVGFSAGEVTTTWSNI, encoded by the coding sequence ATGGCAAGGCGCAACGATCCGGTCGAAAACGCGAGCGCCCTCGGGGACGCATTCAGCGCCCGCAACGGCGTGTTCTCGGATAAAGCGCTCCTCGATGTCGGTTACGTCCCCGGTCCTGAACACATCGTCGCGCGCAACGAGGAGATTCGCCGACTCGCGACCGCACTGAACCCGGCCATCTCGGGTGCGGCACCGAGCAACGTCTTCCTGTATGGCAAAACGGGCACCGGTAAGTCGCTGTGCGCGCGGTACACGACGAGACGCATCGTCGACGCGGCGGCCGAGGAGAAAGTCGACGTAGGCTGCGTCGTCGTCGATTGTTCGCAGGACAACACTGAGACGCGGGCGGTCCGAGCGACGGTCCGCGGGCTGAACGACCCCGAAGTCACCGACCTTACGATTCCGGAAACGGGGCTGGGTCGGTCGCGGTACTACAGTTTGCTCTGGGAAGTGTTGGACGCGCGCTTCGACGTCGCGTTCGTCGTCCTCGACGAGATAGACTGCCTCGACGGGACGGACTTCCTAATGCAACTGTCCCGTGCGACGGAGGCGAAGAAGCTCGACCGGTGTTCGGTCGGCATCGTCGGTATCAGTAACAAGGTGCGGTACCGCGACCGACTCGAAGAACGCGTCAAGAGTAGCCTACAAGAGCGTGAAATCATGTTCACGCCGTACGATCGCGAGGCACTCCGCGAGATCATCCGCAGTCGGCTAGCCGCCTTCGACGGCGGTGTCCTCGACGAGGACGTGATTTCCGAGTGCGCGTCGCTAGCGGCTGAGGAACACGGCGACGCGCGGAAGGCAATCAACTTGCTCCGACACAGCGGAGAGCTCGCGGCGAGCGAGGAGGCCGACCGCATCACCGTCGATCACGTCCACCGCGCGAAGAACGTTGCCGAGCAGGACCGAATGCGGGAACTCATCGACGGTGCGACGATACAACAGAAGGCCACGCTCCTTGCCGTCACTTCGCTTGCCCTCGTCGAGAAGACGCGGACGTTCAAGACGCCTGAGGTGTACGCCGCCTACGAAGATATCTGCGGGGAGTCCGGACTGGAGACCCTGTCGAAGCGGCGGGTTCACGACCTCCTGCGCGAGTGGGAGTTCCTCGAAGTGCTGGAGATAACCCGAACGGGCGGCGGTCGCGCCCGCGGAAGCTATCTCCAGCACCGTCTCCTCGAAGACCCCTCGGTCATCCGGTCGGGATTCGATGGGAGCGACCGCTTTGCGGGCGTCGGTTTCTCCGCCGGCGAAGTGACGACGACGTGGTCGAACATCTGA
- a CDS encoding Gfo/Idh/MocA family protein, which translates to MQRIGLVGSGFMATTHANSYQEVSDAEVVAVASLDDDKKAFTADHAPEAGVYDDAETMMDEADITIVDVCTPTPTHRPLVEAAAERGLDTFCEKPLARTAADADAIVEAVEDAGITFMTGHVLRYFPEYAEAKRRIDAGEIGTPGTLSTERLSAPPRYGSNSWFGDKDQSGGVLLDMAIHDFDYLRWVVGDVERVFARTAEWDDGHLNQHSSVLLRFEDGATGNVEASWGYPEGSPFVTSYELAGDEGLLEFDARDENAIRVSGGAEGTKAPASPLAKSPYTAELEHFVTCVETGTEPDISPDDARQAVRIALAAIESAECGEPVAPAEVGT; encoded by the coding sequence ATGCAACGAATTGGGCTAGTGGGAAGTGGCTTCATGGCCACGACTCACGCTAACAGTTACCAGGAGGTATCGGACGCCGAGGTGGTGGCCGTTGCGTCCCTCGACGACGACAAAAAGGCGTTCACGGCCGACCATGCACCGGAGGCCGGCGTGTACGACGACGCCGAGACGATGATGGACGAGGCGGACATCACTATCGTCGACGTCTGCACGCCGACGCCGACGCACCGACCGCTGGTCGAGGCGGCGGCCGAGCGTGGACTCGATACGTTCTGCGAGAAACCGCTCGCGCGCACCGCTGCGGACGCCGACGCCATCGTCGAAGCCGTCGAGGACGCCGGAATCACGTTCATGACCGGGCACGTTTTGCGATACTTCCCCGAGTACGCCGAAGCGAAACGGCGAATCGACGCGGGTGAGATAGGTACTCCCGGAACGCTCTCCACCGAACGTCTCTCTGCGCCACCACGGTACGGCAGCAACTCGTGGTTCGGCGACAAAGACCAGAGCGGAGGCGTCCTTCTCGATATGGCTATCCACGACTTCGACTACCTCCGCTGGGTCGTCGGCGACGTGGAACGCGTGTTCGCCCGCACCGCTGAGTGGGACGACGGGCACCTGAACCAACACTCCTCGGTCCTCCTCCGCTTCGAGGACGGTGCGACGGGCAACGTCGAGGCCTCGTGGGGCTACCCAGAGGGATCGCCGTTCGTCACGAGTTACGAACTCGCCGGCGACGAGGGTCTGTTGGAGTTCGACGCCCGTGACGAGAACGCCATTCGCGTCTCTGGCGGCGCCGAAGGGACGAAGGCTCCGGCCAGTCCCCTCGCAAAGAGTCCGTACACGGCCGAGCTCGAACATTTCGTAACGTGTGTTGAGACAGGAACCGAACCGGACATCTCCCCGGACGACGCGCGGCAGGCCGTCCGCATCGCCCTTGCGGCTATCGAGTCCGCAGAGTGCGGTGAACCTGTCGCGCCCGCGGAGGTGGGAACATGA
- a CDS encoding Gfo/Idh/MocA family protein, translating to MTVRIGICSTAHLHADSYAAALTEMPDAEFVGLTEIGDRTDDARAKADEYGVEFRDPDDLLDDVDGVIVCSTNANHLAWVERAAEAGVDILCEKPLAPSVSEARAIVDAGREAGVHVGVAMPLRFSQPVRNAKTAVEDGLLGDLMFLSGTNRGQMPGSWFVDEAASGGGAVTDHSVHIVDVVRWLTGEDVAEVYAETDTRFNDIPVEDVNLLSMKLTDGTEFVLDGSWSKPDEWDFWGDATLRLVGTEGVVSVDCFDQKIKQTRDAKDPGIQSIYWGSNPDEGLVADFVDAVAEDRPPLKTAADAINDVAVVKAAYASAERTESVAVETDEPTATTN from the coding sequence ATGACTGTCCGTATCGGTATCTGTTCGACCGCGCATCTCCACGCCGACTCCTACGCCGCCGCCCTGACCGAGATGCCCGATGCCGAGTTCGTCGGCCTCACCGAAATCGGGGACCGCACCGACGATGCACGTGCGAAGGCCGACGAGTACGGCGTCGAGTTCCGCGACCCGGACGACCTGTTGGACGATGTCGACGGCGTCATCGTTTGCTCGACGAACGCAAACCACCTCGCGTGGGTCGAACGCGCCGCGGAGGCGGGCGTCGACATCCTCTGTGAAAAACCGCTCGCCCCCTCCGTGTCGGAGGCCAGAGCCATCGTTGACGCCGGCCGGGAAGCCGGGGTGCACGTCGGTGTGGCGATGCCGCTCCGATTTAGCCAACCCGTTCGGAACGCGAAGACGGCGGTCGAAGACGGTCTGCTCGGCGATCTCATGTTCCTCAGCGGGACGAACCGGGGGCAGATGCCCGGCAGTTGGTTCGTCGACGAGGCGGCGTCCGGCGGCGGCGCGGTGACTGACCACTCGGTGCACATCGTCGATGTCGTCCGATGGCTCACGGGCGAGGATGTGGCGGAGGTGTACGCCGAGACCGACACGCGATTCAACGACATCCCTGTGGAGGACGTGAACCTTCTCTCGATGAAACTCACTGACGGGACGGAGTTCGTCCTCGACGGATCGTGGAGCAAGCCGGACGAGTGGGATTTCTGGGGCGACGCGACGCTCCGTCTCGTCGGCACCGAGGGCGTCGTCTCCGTCGACTGCTTCGACCAGAAAATAAAGCAGACCCGTGACGCAAAGGATCCGGGCATCCAATCGATCTACTGGGGGTCGAACCCGGACGAGGGCCTCGTCGCCGACTTCGTTGACGCTGTCGCCGAGGACCGCCCGCCGTTGAAGACGGCCGCAGATGCCATCAACGATGTCGCCGTCGTGAAGGCGGCATACGCCTCCGCTGAGCGAACCGAGTCCGTCGCCGTGGAGACGGACGAACCGACCGCGACGACGAACTGA
- a CDS encoding Gfo/Idh/MocA family protein, with protein sequence MTVDIGICSTKHVNAEVYAALLPKLSEVNLVGVSGEPPARVRKQASSVDAPAMTHRELMDIADGVVICSTNAAHEELIDLALRNNVAFLCEKPLATSLATAQEIRDRCANANVVAGMAMPVRYSRPMQRLKERYEAGTVGELVAVSGINRGRMPGGWFVDPEEAGGGAVSDHTDHIVDVVRWITGEEVEEVYAEIDTRFYEIPVEDVNLLSMTLSNGASFVLDGSWSTPQKNSFWGDASVELVGTEETLSADCFGYQYDRVSDTGQGRHTESIYWGADPNNALLRDFVDALRGESTLMAATIDDAVRTAAVIEAAYESAERGEPVEVSD encoded by the coding sequence GTGACCGTCGACATCGGTATCTGCTCGACCAAGCACGTCAACGCCGAAGTGTACGCCGCTCTCCTGCCGAAGCTCTCCGAGGTGAATCTCGTTGGCGTATCGGGCGAACCACCGGCGCGCGTCCGTAAGCAGGCGAGCAGCGTCGACGCGCCGGCGATGACACACCGCGAACTGATGGACATCGCCGATGGCGTCGTCATCTGCTCGACGAACGCGGCTCACGAGGAGTTGATAGACCTCGCCCTCCGAAACAACGTTGCGTTCCTCTGCGAGAAACCCCTCGCCACGTCGCTGGCGACGGCGCAGGAGATTCGTGACCGCTGTGCGAACGCCAACGTGGTCGCCGGAATGGCGATGCCGGTCCGCTACAGTCGCCCGATGCAGCGACTCAAAGAACGATATGAGGCGGGCACCGTCGGCGAACTCGTGGCCGTCTCCGGGATCAACCGTGGTCGGATGCCTGGCGGGTGGTTCGTTGACCCCGAAGAGGCCGGTGGGGGAGCCGTCTCCGACCACACCGACCACATCGTCGATGTCGTCCGGTGGATAACTGGCGAGGAGGTCGAGGAGGTGTACGCCGAAATCGACACTCGGTTCTACGAGATTCCGGTCGAGGACGTGAATCTGCTCTCGATGACGCTGTCGAACGGCGCGTCGTTCGTGCTCGACGGATCGTGGAGCACCCCACAAAAGAACTCTTTCTGGGGCGACGCCAGCGTCGAACTCGTCGGCACGGAGGAGACGCTGTCGGCCGACTGCTTCGGCTACCAGTACGACCGAGTCAGTGACACCGGACAGGGACGGCACACCGAGTCAATTTACTGGGGTGCCGACCCGAACAACGCTCTCCTCCGAGACTTCGTCGATGCGCTTCGCGGTGAGTCCACGCTGATGGCAGCAACGATAGATGACGCCGTCCGAACCGCCGCGGTCATCGAGGCGGCGTACGAGTCGGCCGAACGGGGAGAACCCGTCGAAGTAAGCGACTAA
- a CDS encoding Gfo/Idh/MocA family protein translates to MRKIVAVGPETAVRAHVERYDRFDDASVVGVAGVSETFADDVGLSRYESAARALADTSVDGVDVCGPGAAHGDALRSALGAGVPVRCDPPLALDDHEFDHLVSLASEGDGWLTAHSPHRHSRLYDRLRSAVDAGTIGSIGVARIKRTAPFDGAGWNSSYAGVSAAADPVDVLCSVLAHDVDVLTWTFGSVERVFARARTSNQYDYAHAMLTFRDGGQATVEATWNSKNASEPRVAVEYSGNHGRLDFDESDAATALRNGDGPQRVDPPEDDCRGRLLRTFLDQLEGEERSPSAVDPTAPSRTATAMRRSVVDGRPVTLPGGSR, encoded by the coding sequence ATGCGAAAAATCGTCGCGGTCGGACCCGAGACGGCGGTGCGAGCCCACGTCGAGCGGTACGACCGGTTCGACGATGCATCTGTTGTCGGCGTCGCTGGCGTCTCCGAGACGTTCGCCGACGACGTGGGCCTATCGCGGTACGAGTCGGCCGCGCGTGCGCTTGCGGACACGTCGGTGGACGGCGTCGACGTTTGCGGACCCGGCGCGGCCCACGGTGATGCTCTCCGCTCCGCTCTCGGTGCGGGGGTTCCGGTTCGGTGTGACCCGCCGCTGGCTCTCGATGACCACGAATTCGACCACCTCGTTTCGCTCGCCTCCGAAGGGGACGGTTGGCTGACAGCGCACTCACCGCACCGGCACTCCCGACTGTACGACCGCCTCCGCTCGGCCGTCGACGCAGGCACCATCGGCAGTATCGGTGTCGCCCGAATCAAGCGCACTGCGCCGTTCGACGGCGCGGGGTGGAACAGTTCGTATGCGGGTGTCTCGGCCGCCGCGGATCCGGTCGACGTCCTCTGTTCGGTTCTCGCGCACGATGTGGACGTGCTCACTTGGACGTTTGGAAGCGTCGAACGCGTGTTCGCGCGAGCGCGAACTAGCAACCAATACGATTACGCGCACGCAATGCTAACGTTTCGGGATGGCGGGCAGGCGACCGTCGAAGCGACGTGGAATAGCAAAAATGCCTCCGAACCGCGCGTCGCAGTCGAATACAGCGGAAACCACGGTCGCCTCGACTTCGACGAGTCCGACGCCGCCACCGCACTGCGAAACGGCGATGGGCCGCAACGCGTCGACCCCCCGGAAGACGACTGCCGAGGGCGACTTCTCCGGACGTTCCTCGACCAATTGGAAGGCGAAGAGCGGTCACCATCGGCCGTCGACCCCACGGCTCCCTCGCGCACCGCCACCGCGATGCGCCGGTCGGTCGTTGACGGACGTCCCGTCACGCTCCCGGGGGGGTCACGGTGA